A genomic region of Homalodisca vitripennis isolate AUS2020 chromosome 5, UT_GWSS_2.1, whole genome shotgun sequence contains the following coding sequences:
- the LOC124363746 gene encoding piggyBac transposable element-derived protein 4-like — MLELSNEHVLQSPVDYFKDFFDNDLLTLIATQSNLYSVQKNPNKPLNTSEKEVEQFIGICIYMSIYGLPRSRMYWNGNTRVEKVAHVMSRNRWEELKANLHFNNNDHMPLQNDPNKDRLFKIRPLVDALQNKFKNIPIEEQMLCVDEQIVPFKGTSLLKQYNPMKPHKWGYKLFVLCDSKGLIHNFEIYTGRILPATSLPDIGASSNVVLRLVEHLPRNENKFLIYFDNWYSSPALLVTLANIGFQSLGTIRLGRFPGLLFSSDQEMKKKGRGSYEEKEATIDGVKIRAVKWLDNRGCLLRQLLSLLALSTLCKRFDSKGREQIDVTCPKIVTTYNKFMGGVDLLDGLISYYRINLRSRKFYLRFLFHFVDVSIVNGWLLFRRDCQHNGIAKQGVMDLLAFRCEVAESLCNLGADPIKRGRPSTDRVENEFSKKKKKGPCVNIPIPDVRKDGVGHWPSVVEDRQRCKHPFCKQKSSIMCEKCKVHLCLNKGKNCFVDFHL, encoded by the coding sequence ATGCTAGAATTAAGTAACGAACATGTACTTCAGTCTCCAGTTGActacttcaaagatttttttgacaATGACCTTTTAACTTTGATTGCTACTCAGTCAAACTTGTATAGTGTCCAAAAAAATCCGAATAAACCCTTGAATACCTCAGAGAAGGAAGTAGAGCAGTTTATAGGCATTTGCATCTACATGAGCATTTATGGTCTACCTAGGAGTAGGATGTATTGGAATGGAAATACACGAGTAGAAAAGGTTGCACATGTTATGTCACGTAACAGATGGGAGGAACTGAAGGCCAACTTGCACTTCAATAACAATGATCACATGCCATTACAGAATGATCCAAACAAAGATAGGCTATTTAAAATCCGCCCACTAGTTGATGctcttcaaaacaaattcaaaaacattcctaTTGAGGAACAAATGCTCTGTGTTGATGAACAGATTGTGCCCTTCAAAGGCACATCTTTACTAAAACAGTACAACCCGATGAAACCCCACAAGTGGGGATACAAACTGTTTGTACTTTGTGACAGCAAGGGTCTGATTCACAATTTTGAGATCTACACTGGTCGCATACTACCTGCTACTTCCCTACCTGACATTGGAGctagttcaaatgttgttttacgacTGGTTGAACACTTGCctcgtaatgaaaacaaattcttaatcTATTTTGATAACTGGTACTCATCACCAGCTCTCTTAGTGACTCTAGCAAATATTGGTTTCCAATCCCTCGGGACCATTCGACTAGGACGATTTCCAGGCTTGTTGTTTTCATctgaccaagaaatgaaaaagaaaggcCGTGGGTCTTATGAGGAAAAAGAGGCAACAATTGATGGGGTAaaaattagggctgtaaaatgGTTAGACAATCGAGGGTGTCTCTTGCGTCAACTTTTGAGTCTGCTTGCCCTATCAACACTGTGCAAACGCTTTGACTCTAAAGGTCGTGAGCAGATTGATGTCACTTGCCCTAAAATCGTTACAACATACAATAAGTTCATGGGGGGAGTGGACCTTCTAGATGGACTTATCAGCTACTACCGAATTAATCTAAGATCTCGGAagttttatttgaggtttttgttCCACTTTGTTGACGTAAGTATTGTCAATGGATGGCTTCTCTTCAGACGAGACTGTCAACATAATGGAATTGCTAAGCAGGGAGTAATGGATTTGCTAGCTTTCCGGTGTGAGGTGGCCGAGTCTCTTTGTAACTTAGGAGCTGACCCAATAAAAAGAGGAAGGCCATCAACAGACAGGGTAGAGAacgaattttcaaagaaaaagaagaaaggtccATGTGTCAATATCCCTATACCAGATGTTAGAAAAGATGGAGTTGGACATTGGCCATCTGTTGTCGAAGATAGGCAGAGATGCAAGCATCCCTTCTGCAAGCAGAAATCATCCATTATGTGTGAAAAGTGTAAAGTTCACCTCTGCCTAAACAAAGGAAAGAACTGTTTTGTGGATTTCCACTTGTAA
- the LOC124363963 gene encoding NADH dehydrogenase [ubiquinone] 1 beta subcomplex subunit 5, mitochondrial-like, with translation MVVWSSFRLLNTLARKNELMVPVVKRYMGGGHGNTMNIEVSRWQWHKFKDLFHYYVLVGAIPLSLICFYVNIFIGPAKLAEIPEGYTPKHWEYHRHPITRFIAQYLQPSFQQEYEKYLHHLYEDDEAAKMRLVAKAIKEKMAERHDYQAYYYRPVTAKYFRETKAITERTKEIMGEN, from the exons atggtagTTTGGAGTTCTTTTAGACTTTTGAACACGTTAGCAAGGAAAAATGAAT TAATGGTCCCTGTGGTAAAGAGATACATGGGAGGAGGCCATGGCAACACAATGAACATTGAAGTGTCAAGATGGCAGTGGCacaagtttaaagatttatttcacTATTATGTCTTGGTTGGGGCCATCCCTCTGTCCCTCATCTGCTTCTATGTCAACATCTTCATTGGGCCTGCAAAACTTGCGGAAATACCGGAAGGATACACTCCTAAACATTGGGAATACCACAGA caTCCCATAACAAGATTTATTGCTCAATATCTGCAACCAAGCTTCCAACAAGAGTATGAGAAGTACTTGCATCACCTCTATGAAGACGATGAAGCAGCTAAAATGAG gttagttgcgAAGGCGATCAAGGAGAAAATGGCTGAGAGACACGACTATCAAGCCTACTACTATCGTCCAGTTACTGCTAAGTACTTCCGAGAAACAAAGGCTATCACAGAGAGAACAAAGGAAATTATGGGAGAGAATTAG